In one window of Patescibacteria group bacterium DNA:
- a CDS encoding IS1634 family transposase: protein MRIRKVKTASGSTAVQVVKYSNYKTSVLKHIGNAKTIPNISSLENLAQDWISQTSKQINMFPNNNEENNTLLNKYKYLGFEYRFAYEVINNVFSILGLDKLNYKNSRMFLDLSLLRVINPLSKRKSIKLLSSSFGINYNLSELYRSLPEFPKFKDLIENKLVAFAKNQLNFNFSFVLYDITTLYFETFTDDDFRKRGFSKDNKIGQPQILVGLIVSKDGFPLSFAVFEGSKFEGHTLIPTILDFKEKHKITTLTVVADAGMISKENITALKQNGLSYIVGARLGNNKPSTITQINQNLNFIDGATTRLKTNSGFLVCSFSSKRYSKDKHISYYLNNRLVEKTKLLLGIKGYHTDLTLPDKLIIERYSDLWNVEKAFRISKSDISIRPIYHFRKQAIMAHILICTTALAVLKFMEIKTGKSAKYVVDSLKSVTDGRMLNTVTNKEFRMRSQVTEDTKRLLNEMGITH from the coding sequence GTGAGAATAAGAAAAGTTAAAACAGCTTCCGGCTCCACAGCCGTCCAAGTCGTTAAATACTCTAACTACAAAACTTCCGTCCTTAAACATATCGGAAACGCTAAAACTATACCTAATATCTCTTCCTTAGAAAACTTAGCTCAAGATTGGATATCTCAAACCTCTAAACAAATTAATATGTTCCCCAATAATAACGAAGAAAATAATACCCTCCTGAATAAATATAAATATCTGGGCTTTGAATACCGCTTCGCTTATGAGGTAATAAACAATGTCTTTAGTATCCTCGGCCTCGATAAACTAAACTATAAAAATAGCAGAATGTTCCTAGACCTCTCTCTACTCCGTGTCATCAATCCCCTCTCTAAAAGAAAATCTATAAAATTACTGTCCTCCTCCTTCGGAATAAACTACAACTTGTCCGAATTGTATCGCTCTTTACCAGAATTCCCAAAGTTTAAAGACCTAATCGAAAACAAGTTAGTCGCCTTCGCCAAAAATCAACTCAACTTCAACTTCAGCTTCGTCCTCTACGATATCACCACTCTGTACTTCGAAACTTTCACCGATGACGATTTCAGAAAACGCGGATTCTCCAAAGATAACAAAATAGGCCAACCCCAAATCCTAGTGGGATTGATTGTAAGCAAGGATGGCTTCCCCCTCTCCTTCGCCGTCTTCGAGGGCAGCAAGTTTGAAGGCCATACCCTCATACCAACAATTCTGGATTTTAAAGAAAAACACAAGATAACAACCCTAACTGTAGTTGCCGACGCAGGAATGATAAGCAAAGAAAATATCACCGCTTTGAAACAAAACGGGTTGAGCTACATCGTCGGAGCAAGGCTCGGAAATAATAAACCTTCAACTATTACCCAAATAAATCAAAACCTAAACTTTATCGATGGCGCAACTACTAGACTTAAAACCAATTCAGGCTTCCTAGTTTGTAGCTTCTCTTCTAAAAGATATAGCAAAGATAAACATATTTCATATTACCTTAATAATAGATTAGTCGAAAAGACTAAACTCCTTTTGGGAATTAAAGGATATCACACAGACTTAACACTGCCAGATAAATTAATCATAGAAAGATATAGCGACCTTTGGAATGTCGAAAAAGCTTTTAGAATAAGTAAGAGTGATATTTCCATAAGACCAATTTACCACTTCAGGAAACAAGCAATTATGGCCCACATTCTCATTTGCACAACAGCGTTAGCTGTTCTTAAGTTTATGGAGATAAAGACAGGTAAATCTGCCAAATATGTTGTAGACAGCTTAAAAAGTGTAACTGATGGGAGAATGCTAAATACTGTCACCAACAAGGAATTTCGTATGAGGTCTCAAGTTACAGAGGATACAAAACGACTTCTCAATGAGATGGGCATAACGCACTAA